The following proteins are encoded in a genomic region of Drosophila miranda strain MSH22 chromosome 4, D.miranda_PacBio2.1, whole genome shotgun sequence:
- the LOC108162369 gene encoding uncharacterized protein LOC108162369 isoform X6 translates to MTLLGPSAPGMAFMMKKKKYKFNVEVQLQDLVEVALVNEVLFAKIRLLDGGSFQEYSSREEVINHRVEWNRSFEFPCKMSANASTGVLDPCLMRISIRKEIRGGRSYYKLGFIDLNLAEFAGAGLTSRRFLLEGYDSRHRLDNSMLRVSIKMHMLSGDILFKAPTPSLKSKQTKPSMDDLTNAATGVGLQTPTATALPSIGSGSGGNAIPLGGSGATLGGVSSNQSLPGTRPVSSTKEEDLDPQSLNAAIVSDSGLSESSESAVTLTTDNLQQHAAAAASNAITPLPHALSGLGIIGSNNYGTTGVSGVGGGVGGVGGNAVNTAALMEMGHSRNSSNTSQMSKGSGYSSFSHSQHSRQSSEGDSGHASRFRKSVSLLNRLNQRAVNAMKLNIPQCRKGNEKERQQKDQQPPVVGLVPPASHHHQTTHLSLTTTIEYVSEEQLYSTPNATMNTGNTLQLEDFHTPMAEIPVEPQFHSAAPTTHTTQYYDSGDASDTDEYMNEDSGDNDSGLEENYHTPRVAKIKSMENLSILEMEFHKASMELDRNSPRRLKQLAEHAKIPKMKSLNNLCFDDYSEQDVREEFKRIHDQSMEERLRFQQHHHFGPGLRKNSTTSNGSSGKLYQKHQTHQSHHIKVGNAKFIGQDGYDSPQSPHYPIQKMRSMGTIPDVVSERIAADPFLTPTTERKPTFPRLIQSAEKPALGYVNRLLNYDVVDSPAELLANSVSFMSRTPFERAYRRNILQGTSSTPLATQETYIVRPHSTNAAYELMRSFSGVPRRLFDGNNSNSSSGNNCQNSNNIATGSGSGTRQQHQAGGGANTTSCYVLGSSCSPCGTLASIHSNHSGSSSNGSNSNSSSSGAVITFQCNSSCGQDTVDDPASYSPQQQHQQQQMSVGSPNGHGSSPRLGNVMSADALSSLAASPTDACSIRSNPSAASLLLSTSAAAAEASAKSSATTMSMSGATLSPLATTQIIRRPSITMMNPSSGSLVISETGSLDRSKSSGEKRKKGEDGPRVSDRVEETRVNPDSLIDEILKDTKLDQLEESGETSGLQLYIARDGTASLGGHEVKSSVRAGALKQVVMQDRR, encoded by the exons ATGACACTACTCGGGCCTAGCGCCCCTGGCATGGCCTTTATGATGAAAAAGAAGAAGTACAAGTTTAATGTGGAAGTGCAGCTGCAGGATTTAGTCGAGGTGGCCCTCGTCAATGAGGTGCTCTTCGCCAAGATACGTCTACTGGATGGGGGTTCATTTCAGGAGTACAGCAGTCG AGAGGAGGTGATAAACCATCGCGTGGAATGGAACCGCAGCTTCGAGTTTCCCTGCAAAATGAGCGCGAATGCCTCGACGGGCGTGCTGGATCCCTGCCTGATGCGCATCTCCATTCGAAAGGAAATACGGGGCGGTCGCAGTTACTATAAGCTAGGTTTTATCGACCTCAATCTTGCCGAATTTGCCGGCGCCGGCCTCACATCGCGTCGCTTCCTCCTCGAGGGCTATGATTCGCGGCATCGTCTCGACAACTCCATGCTGAGAGTAAGCATCAAAATGCACATGCTAAGCGGTGATATACTCTTCAAGGC ACCCACACCGAGTCTGAAGAGCAAACAGACGAAGCCCTCCATGGATGATCTGACGAATGCCGCCACCGGAGTGGGTCTGCAAACGCCAACGGCCACGGCGCTGCCCAGCATCGGCAGTGGGAGTGGAGGCAATGCCATTCCCCTGGGCGGCAGTGGTGCCACACTGGGAGGCGTCTCCAGCAACCAGTCGCTGCCGGGAACGCGACCCGTTTCATCCACAAAGGAGGAGG ATCTCGACCCACAGTCTCTGAATGCGGCCATCGTGTCGGACTCTGGCCTGTCGGAGTCCTCGGAGTCGGCGGTGACGCTTACCACGGATAATCTGCAGCAgcatgccgccgccgctgcctcaaatgccatcacACCGCTGCCCCACGCCCTCAGCGGACTGGGGATCATTGGTAGCAATAATTATGGCACCACAGGAGTCTCGGGAGTAGGCGGCGGCGTCGGCGGCGTCGGCGGCAATGCGGTCAACACTGCCGCCCTCATGGAAATGGGTCATTCGAGGAATTCCAGTAATACTAGTCAA ATGTCAAAAGGTTCGGGTTATAGTAGTTTTTCGCACAGTCAACATTCGAGGCAAAGTTCCGAGGGCGACTCGGGGCACGCTAG TCGTTTTAGAAAATCCGTTTCTCTACTCAATAGACTCAATCAGAGGGCAGTAAATGCCATGAAATTGAATATACCACAATGTCGGAAAGGTAACGAAAAGGAGCGTCAGCAGAAGGACCAACAGCCACCAGTGGTTGGCCTTGTGCCCCCGGCCAGCCACCACCATCAGACGACACACCTGAGCCTCACCACCACCATTGAGTATGTGAGCGAGGAGCAGCTGTACTCGACGCCGAATGCCACTATGAACACGGGGAATACCCTGCAGCTGGAGGACTTTCACACGCCGATGGCAGAGATACCTGTGGAGCCACAGTTCCACTCGGCAGCACCCACCACACATACCACACAGTATTACGACAGCGGAGACGCCAGCGACACGGACGAGTACATGAACGAGGACTCGGGGGACAATGATTCGGGGCTGGAGGAGAACTACCACACACCGCGGGTGGCCAAAATCAAGTCCATGGAGAATCTGTCGATACTGGAAATGGAGTTCCACAAGGCCTCCATGGAGCTGGATCGGAACTCGCCGCGACGGCTCAAGCAGCTGGCCGAGCACGCCAAGATACCCAAGATGAAGTCGCTGAATAATCTCTGCTTCGACGACTACTCGGAGCAGGATGTCCGCGAGGAGTTCAAGCGCATCCACGACCAGTCGATGGAAGAGCGACTGCGCTTCCAGCAGCATCACCACTTCGGTCCGGGGCTGCGCAAGAACTCCACCACCTCGAATGGATCCTCGGGGAAGCTGTACCAGAAGCACCAGACCCACCAGAGCCATCACATAAAGGTGGGGAACGCCAAGTTCATCGGACAAGATGGCTACGACAGTCCACAGAGCCCGCATTATCCCATACAGAAGATGCGATCGATGGGCACCATTCCGGATGTTGTGAGCGAGCGCATCGCAGCGGATCCCTTCCTCACGCCCACCACCGAACGGAAGCCAACTTTCCCGCGCTTGATACAGTCGGCCGAGAAGCCAGCCCTGGGCTATGTGAATCGGCTGCTCAACTACGACGTGGTGGATTCACCAGCGGAACTGTTGGCCAACTCCGTGTCCTTTATGTCGCGCACACCCTTCGAGCGAGCCTATCGGCGTAACATCCTGCAGGGCACTTCCTCGACCCCACTGGCCACGCAGGAGACCTACATCGTTCGGCCACATTCCACGAATGCTGCCTACGAGCTAATGAG AAGCTTCAGTGGAGTTCCTCGTCGCCTCTTCGacggcaacaacagcaacagcagcagcggcaacaatTGCCAGAACAGCAACAACATTGCCACCGGTTCGGGGAGTGGCACCAGGCAGCAGCATCaggcaggaggaggagccaATACCACCAGTTGCTATGTCCTGGGATCCAGTTGTTCGCCGTGCGGCACCCTCGCAAGCATACACTCGAATCACTCGGGCTCCTCGTCGaacggcagcaacagcaacagcagcagcagcggggcAGTCATCACCTTCCAGTGCAACTCGAGCTGCGGCCAGGACACTGTGGATGATCCGGCCTCCTACTccccccagcagcagcaccagcagcaacagatgaGCGTGGGATCCCCCAATGGGCATGGCAGCAGTCCCCGTCTGGGCAACGTCATGTCCGCGGATGCCCTCAGCTCGCTGGCCGCCAGTCCCACAGACGCGTGCAGCATTCGCTCCAATCCGTCAGCGGCCTCCCTGCTGCTGTCCACCTCCGCGGCGGCTGCCGAGGCGTCCGCCAAGTCCTCGGCCACCACGATGTCCATGTCGGGAGCAACGCTATCGCCGCTGGCCACCACACAGATCATACGCCGCCCCAGCATCACCATGAT GAATCCCAGTTCCGGCtcgttagttataagtgaaacaGGATCTCTAGATCGCTCGAAAAGTAGCGGCGAGAAGCGCAAGAAGGGGGAGGATGGACCCCGCGTTTCGGATCGTGTGGAGGAGACGCGCGTCAATCCCGACTCATTAATCGATGAGATATTGAAGGATACGAAACTGGATCAGCTGGAGGAGTCGGGAGAGA CCTCCGGCCTTCAGCTGTATATCGCGCGGGACGGCACCGCCTCACTGGGCGGACACGAGGTGAAGTCCAGTGTCCGGGCGGGCGCCCTCAAGCAGGTTGTCATGCAGGATAGAAGATAG
- the LOC108162369 gene encoding protein FAM102A isoform X5: protein MTLLGPSAPGMAFMMKKKKYKFNVEVQLQDLVEVALVNEVLFAKIRLLDGGSFQEYSSREEVINHRVEWNRSFEFPCKMSANASTGVLDPCLMRISIRKEIRGGRSYYKLGFIDLNLAEFAGAGLTSRRFLLEGYDSRHRLDNSMLRVSIKMHMLSGDILFKAPTPSLKSKQTKPSMDDLTNAATGVGLQTPTATALPSIGSGSGGNAIPLGGSGATLGGVSSNQSLPGTRPVSSTKEEDLDPQSLNAAIVSDSGLSESSESAVTLTTDNLQQHAAAAASNAITPLPHALSGLGIIGSNNYGTTGVSGVGGGVGGVGGNAVNTAALMEMGHSRNSSNTSQMSKGSGYSSFSHSQHSRQSSEGDSGHARNPSSGSLVISETGSLDRSKSSGEKRKKGEDGPRVSDRVEETRVNPDSLIDEILKDTKLDQLEESGETSGLQLYIARDGTASLGGHEVKSSVRAGALKQVVMQDRR, encoded by the exons ATGACACTACTCGGGCCTAGCGCCCCTGGCATGGCCTTTATGATGAAAAAGAAGAAGTACAAGTTTAATGTGGAAGTGCAGCTGCAGGATTTAGTCGAGGTGGCCCTCGTCAATGAGGTGCTCTTCGCCAAGATACGTCTACTGGATGGGGGTTCATTTCAGGAGTACAGCAGTCG AGAGGAGGTGATAAACCATCGCGTGGAATGGAACCGCAGCTTCGAGTTTCCCTGCAAAATGAGCGCGAATGCCTCGACGGGCGTGCTGGATCCCTGCCTGATGCGCATCTCCATTCGAAAGGAAATACGGGGCGGTCGCAGTTACTATAAGCTAGGTTTTATCGACCTCAATCTTGCCGAATTTGCCGGCGCCGGCCTCACATCGCGTCGCTTCCTCCTCGAGGGCTATGATTCGCGGCATCGTCTCGACAACTCCATGCTGAGAGTAAGCATCAAAATGCACATGCTAAGCGGTGATATACTCTTCAAGGC ACCCACACCGAGTCTGAAGAGCAAACAGACGAAGCCCTCCATGGATGATCTGACGAATGCCGCCACCGGAGTGGGTCTGCAAACGCCAACGGCCACGGCGCTGCCCAGCATCGGCAGTGGGAGTGGAGGCAATGCCATTCCCCTGGGCGGCAGTGGTGCCACACTGGGAGGCGTCTCCAGCAACCAGTCGCTGCCGGGAACGCGACCCGTTTCATCCACAAAGGAGGAGG ATCTCGACCCACAGTCTCTGAATGCGGCCATCGTGTCGGACTCTGGCCTGTCGGAGTCCTCGGAGTCGGCGGTGACGCTTACCACGGATAATCTGCAGCAgcatgccgccgccgctgcctcaaatgccatcacACCGCTGCCCCACGCCCTCAGCGGACTGGGGATCATTGGTAGCAATAATTATGGCACCACAGGAGTCTCGGGAGTAGGCGGCGGCGTCGGCGGCGTCGGCGGCAATGCGGTCAACACTGCCGCCCTCATGGAAATGGGTCATTCGAGGAATTCCAGTAATACTAGTCAA ATGTCAAAAGGTTCGGGTTATAGTAGTTTTTCGCACAGTCAACATTCGAGGCAAAGTTCCGAGGGCGACTCGGGGCACGCTAG GAATCCCAGTTCCGGCtcgttagttataagtgaaacaGGATCTCTAGATCGCTCGAAAAGTAGCGGCGAGAAGCGCAAGAAGGGGGAGGATGGACCCCGCGTTTCGGATCGTGTGGAGGAGACGCGCGTCAATCCCGACTCATTAATCGATGAGATATTGAAGGATACGAAACTGGATCAGCTGGAGGAGTCGGGAGAGA CCTCCGGCCTTCAGCTGTATATCGCGCGGGACGGCACCGCCTCACTGGGCGGACACGAGGTGAAGTCCAGTGTCCGGGCGGGCGCCCTCAAGCAGGTTGTCATGCAGGATAGAAGATAG
- the LOC108162369 gene encoding uncharacterized protein LOC108162369 isoform X1, whose protein sequence is MTLLGPSAPGMAFMMKKKKYKFNVEVQLQDLVEVALVNEVLFAKIRLLDGGSFQEYSSREEVINHRVEWNRSFEFPCKMSANASTGVLDPCLMRISIRKEIRGGRSYYKLGFIDLNLAEFAGAGLTSRRFLLEGYDSRHRLDNSMLRVSIKMHMLSGDILFKAPTPSLKSKQTKPSMDDLTNAATGVGLQTPTATALPSIGSGSGGNAIPLGGSGATLGGVSSNQSLPGTRPVSSTKEEDLDPQSLNAAIVSDSGLSESSESAVTLTTDNLQQHAAAAASNAITPLPHALSGLGIIGSNNYGTTGVSGVGGGVGGVGGNAVNTAALMEMGHSRNSSNTSQMSKGSGYSSFSHSQHSRQSSEGDSGHASRFRKSVSLLNRLNQRAVNAMKLNIPQCRKGNEKERQQKDQQPPVVGLVPPASHHHQTTHLSLTTTIEYVSEEQLYSTPNATMNTGNTLQLEDFHTPMAEIPVEPQFHSAAPTTHTTQYYDSGDASDTDEYMNEDSGDNDSGLEENYHTPRVAKIKSMENLSILEMEFHKASMELDRNSPRRLKQLAEHAKIPKMKSLNNLCFDDYSEQDVREEFKRIHDQSMEERLRFQQHHHFGPGLRKNSTTSNGSSGKLYQKHQTHQSHHIKVGNAKFIGQDGYDSPQSPHYPIQKMRSMGTIPDVVSERIAADPFLTPTTERKPTFPRLIQSAEKPALGYVNRLLNYDVVDSPAELLANSVSFMSRTPFERAYRRNILQGTSSTPLATQETYIVRPHSTNAAYELMRNPSSGSLVISETGSLDRSKSSGEKRKKGEDGPRVSDRVEETRVNPDSLIDEILKDTKLDQLEESGETSGLQLYIARDGTASLGGHEVKSSVRAGALKQVVMQDRR, encoded by the exons ATGACACTACTCGGGCCTAGCGCCCCTGGCATGGCCTTTATGATGAAAAAGAAGAAGTACAAGTTTAATGTGGAAGTGCAGCTGCAGGATTTAGTCGAGGTGGCCCTCGTCAATGAGGTGCTCTTCGCCAAGATACGTCTACTGGATGGGGGTTCATTTCAGGAGTACAGCAGTCG AGAGGAGGTGATAAACCATCGCGTGGAATGGAACCGCAGCTTCGAGTTTCCCTGCAAAATGAGCGCGAATGCCTCGACGGGCGTGCTGGATCCCTGCCTGATGCGCATCTCCATTCGAAAGGAAATACGGGGCGGTCGCAGTTACTATAAGCTAGGTTTTATCGACCTCAATCTTGCCGAATTTGCCGGCGCCGGCCTCACATCGCGTCGCTTCCTCCTCGAGGGCTATGATTCGCGGCATCGTCTCGACAACTCCATGCTGAGAGTAAGCATCAAAATGCACATGCTAAGCGGTGATATACTCTTCAAGGC ACCCACACCGAGTCTGAAGAGCAAACAGACGAAGCCCTCCATGGATGATCTGACGAATGCCGCCACCGGAGTGGGTCTGCAAACGCCAACGGCCACGGCGCTGCCCAGCATCGGCAGTGGGAGTGGAGGCAATGCCATTCCCCTGGGCGGCAGTGGTGCCACACTGGGAGGCGTCTCCAGCAACCAGTCGCTGCCGGGAACGCGACCCGTTTCATCCACAAAGGAGGAGG ATCTCGACCCACAGTCTCTGAATGCGGCCATCGTGTCGGACTCTGGCCTGTCGGAGTCCTCGGAGTCGGCGGTGACGCTTACCACGGATAATCTGCAGCAgcatgccgccgccgctgcctcaaatgccatcacACCGCTGCCCCACGCCCTCAGCGGACTGGGGATCATTGGTAGCAATAATTATGGCACCACAGGAGTCTCGGGAGTAGGCGGCGGCGTCGGCGGCGTCGGCGGCAATGCGGTCAACACTGCCGCCCTCATGGAAATGGGTCATTCGAGGAATTCCAGTAATACTAGTCAA ATGTCAAAAGGTTCGGGTTATAGTAGTTTTTCGCACAGTCAACATTCGAGGCAAAGTTCCGAGGGCGACTCGGGGCACGCTAG TCGTTTTAGAAAATCCGTTTCTCTACTCAATAGACTCAATCAGAGGGCAGTAAATGCCATGAAATTGAATATACCACAATGTCGGAAAGGTAACGAAAAGGAGCGTCAGCAGAAGGACCAACAGCCACCAGTGGTTGGCCTTGTGCCCCCGGCCAGCCACCACCATCAGACGACACACCTGAGCCTCACCACCACCATTGAGTATGTGAGCGAGGAGCAGCTGTACTCGACGCCGAATGCCACTATGAACACGGGGAATACCCTGCAGCTGGAGGACTTTCACACGCCGATGGCAGAGATACCTGTGGAGCCACAGTTCCACTCGGCAGCACCCACCACACATACCACACAGTATTACGACAGCGGAGACGCCAGCGACACGGACGAGTACATGAACGAGGACTCGGGGGACAATGATTCGGGGCTGGAGGAGAACTACCACACACCGCGGGTGGCCAAAATCAAGTCCATGGAGAATCTGTCGATACTGGAAATGGAGTTCCACAAGGCCTCCATGGAGCTGGATCGGAACTCGCCGCGACGGCTCAAGCAGCTGGCCGAGCACGCCAAGATACCCAAGATGAAGTCGCTGAATAATCTCTGCTTCGACGACTACTCGGAGCAGGATGTCCGCGAGGAGTTCAAGCGCATCCACGACCAGTCGATGGAAGAGCGACTGCGCTTCCAGCAGCATCACCACTTCGGTCCGGGGCTGCGCAAGAACTCCACCACCTCGAATGGATCCTCGGGGAAGCTGTACCAGAAGCACCAGACCCACCAGAGCCATCACATAAAGGTGGGGAACGCCAAGTTCATCGGACAAGATGGCTACGACAGTCCACAGAGCCCGCATTATCCCATACAGAAGATGCGATCGATGGGCACCATTCCGGATGTTGTGAGCGAGCGCATCGCAGCGGATCCCTTCCTCACGCCCACCACCGAACGGAAGCCAACTTTCCCGCGCTTGATACAGTCGGCCGAGAAGCCAGCCCTGGGCTATGTGAATCGGCTGCTCAACTACGACGTGGTGGATTCACCAGCGGAACTGTTGGCCAACTCCGTGTCCTTTATGTCGCGCACACCCTTCGAGCGAGCCTATCGGCGTAACATCCTGCAGGGCACTTCCTCGACCCCACTGGCCACGCAGGAGACCTACATCGTTCGGCCACATTCCACGAATGCTGCCTACGAGCTAATGAG GAATCCCAGTTCCGGCtcgttagttataagtgaaacaGGATCTCTAGATCGCTCGAAAAGTAGCGGCGAGAAGCGCAAGAAGGGGGAGGATGGACCCCGCGTTTCGGATCGTGTGGAGGAGACGCGCGTCAATCCCGACTCATTAATCGATGAGATATTGAAGGATACGAAACTGGATCAGCTGGAGGAGTCGGGAGAGA CCTCCGGCCTTCAGCTGTATATCGCGCGGGACGGCACCGCCTCACTGGGCGGACACGAGGTGAAGTCCAGTGTCCGGGCGGGCGCCCTCAAGCAGGTTGTCATGCAGGATAGAAGATAG
- the LOC108162369 gene encoding uncharacterized protein LOC108162369 isoform X2: MTLLGPSAPGMAFMMKKKKYKFNVEVQLQDLVEVALVNEVLFAKIRLLDGGSFQEYSSREEVINHRVEWNRSFEFPCKMSANASTGVLDPCLMRISIRKEIRGGRSYYKLGFIDLNLAEFAGAGLTSRRFLLEGYDSRHRLDNSMLRVSIKMHMLSGDILFKAPTPSLKSKQTKPSMDDLTNAATGVGLQTPTATALPSIGSGSGGNAIPLGGSGATLGGVSSNQSLPGTRPVSSTKEEDLDPQSLNAAIVSDSGLSESSESAVTLTTDNLQQHAAAAASNAITPLPHALSGLGIIGSNNYGTTGVSGVGGGVGGVGGNAVNTAALMEMGHSRNSSNTSQMSKGSGYSSFSHSQHSRQSSEGDSGHARKSVSLLNRLNQRAVNAMKLNIPQCRKGNEKERQQKDQQPPVVGLVPPASHHHQTTHLSLTTTIEYVSEEQLYSTPNATMNTGNTLQLEDFHTPMAEIPVEPQFHSAAPTTHTTQYYDSGDASDTDEYMNEDSGDNDSGLEENYHTPRVAKIKSMENLSILEMEFHKASMELDRNSPRRLKQLAEHAKIPKMKSLNNLCFDDYSEQDVREEFKRIHDQSMEERLRFQQHHHFGPGLRKNSTTSNGSSGKLYQKHQTHQSHHIKVGNAKFIGQDGYDSPQSPHYPIQKMRSMGTIPDVVSERIAADPFLTPTTERKPTFPRLIQSAEKPALGYVNRLLNYDVVDSPAELLANSVSFMSRTPFERAYRRNILQGTSSTPLATQETYIVRPHSTNAAYELMRNPSSGSLVISETGSLDRSKSSGEKRKKGEDGPRVSDRVEETRVNPDSLIDEILKDTKLDQLEESGETSGLQLYIARDGTASLGGHEVKSSVRAGALKQVVMQDRR; encoded by the exons ATGACACTACTCGGGCCTAGCGCCCCTGGCATGGCCTTTATGATGAAAAAGAAGAAGTACAAGTTTAATGTGGAAGTGCAGCTGCAGGATTTAGTCGAGGTGGCCCTCGTCAATGAGGTGCTCTTCGCCAAGATACGTCTACTGGATGGGGGTTCATTTCAGGAGTACAGCAGTCG AGAGGAGGTGATAAACCATCGCGTGGAATGGAACCGCAGCTTCGAGTTTCCCTGCAAAATGAGCGCGAATGCCTCGACGGGCGTGCTGGATCCCTGCCTGATGCGCATCTCCATTCGAAAGGAAATACGGGGCGGTCGCAGTTACTATAAGCTAGGTTTTATCGACCTCAATCTTGCCGAATTTGCCGGCGCCGGCCTCACATCGCGTCGCTTCCTCCTCGAGGGCTATGATTCGCGGCATCGTCTCGACAACTCCATGCTGAGAGTAAGCATCAAAATGCACATGCTAAGCGGTGATATACTCTTCAAGGC ACCCACACCGAGTCTGAAGAGCAAACAGACGAAGCCCTCCATGGATGATCTGACGAATGCCGCCACCGGAGTGGGTCTGCAAACGCCAACGGCCACGGCGCTGCCCAGCATCGGCAGTGGGAGTGGAGGCAATGCCATTCCCCTGGGCGGCAGTGGTGCCACACTGGGAGGCGTCTCCAGCAACCAGTCGCTGCCGGGAACGCGACCCGTTTCATCCACAAAGGAGGAGG ATCTCGACCCACAGTCTCTGAATGCGGCCATCGTGTCGGACTCTGGCCTGTCGGAGTCCTCGGAGTCGGCGGTGACGCTTACCACGGATAATCTGCAGCAgcatgccgccgccgctgcctcaaatgccatcacACCGCTGCCCCACGCCCTCAGCGGACTGGGGATCATTGGTAGCAATAATTATGGCACCACAGGAGTCTCGGGAGTAGGCGGCGGCGTCGGCGGCGTCGGCGGCAATGCGGTCAACACTGCCGCCCTCATGGAAATGGGTCATTCGAGGAATTCCAGTAATACTAGTCAA ATGTCAAAAGGTTCGGGTTATAGTAGTTTTTCGCACAGTCAACATTCGAGGCAAAGTTCCGAGGGCGACTCGGGGCACGCTAG AAAATCCGTTTCTCTACTCAATAGACTCAATCAGAGGGCAGTAAATGCCATGAAATTGAATATACCACAATGTCGGAAAGGTAACGAAAAGGAGCGTCAGCAGAAGGACCAACAGCCACCAGTGGTTGGCCTTGTGCCCCCGGCCAGCCACCACCATCAGACGACACACCTGAGCCTCACCACCACCATTGAGTATGTGAGCGAGGAGCAGCTGTACTCGACGCCGAATGCCACTATGAACACGGGGAATACCCTGCAGCTGGAGGACTTTCACACGCCGATGGCAGAGATACCTGTGGAGCCACAGTTCCACTCGGCAGCACCCACCACACATACCACACAGTATTACGACAGCGGAGACGCCAGCGACACGGACGAGTACATGAACGAGGACTCGGGGGACAATGATTCGGGGCTGGAGGAGAACTACCACACACCGCGGGTGGCCAAAATCAAGTCCATGGAGAATCTGTCGATACTGGAAATGGAGTTCCACAAGGCCTCCATGGAGCTGGATCGGAACTCGCCGCGACGGCTCAAGCAGCTGGCCGAGCACGCCAAGATACCCAAGATGAAGTCGCTGAATAATCTCTGCTTCGACGACTACTCGGAGCAGGATGTCCGCGAGGAGTTCAAGCGCATCCACGACCAGTCGATGGAAGAGCGACTGCGCTTCCAGCAGCATCACCACTTCGGTCCGGGGCTGCGCAAGAACTCCACCACCTCGAATGGATCCTCGGGGAAGCTGTACCAGAAGCACCAGACCCACCAGAGCCATCACATAAAGGTGGGGAACGCCAAGTTCATCGGACAAGATGGCTACGACAGTCCACAGAGCCCGCATTATCCCATACAGAAGATGCGATCGATGGGCACCATTCCGGATGTTGTGAGCGAGCGCATCGCAGCGGATCCCTTCCTCACGCCCACCACCGAACGGAAGCCAACTTTCCCGCGCTTGATACAGTCGGCCGAGAAGCCAGCCCTGGGCTATGTGAATCGGCTGCTCAACTACGACGTGGTGGATTCACCAGCGGAACTGTTGGCCAACTCCGTGTCCTTTATGTCGCGCACACCCTTCGAGCGAGCCTATCGGCGTAACATCCTGCAGGGCACTTCCTCGACCCCACTGGCCACGCAGGAGACCTACATCGTTCGGCCACATTCCACGAATGCTGCCTACGAGCTAATGAG GAATCCCAGTTCCGGCtcgttagttataagtgaaacaGGATCTCTAGATCGCTCGAAAAGTAGCGGCGAGAAGCGCAAGAAGGGGGAGGATGGACCCCGCGTTTCGGATCGTGTGGAGGAGACGCGCGTCAATCCCGACTCATTAATCGATGAGATATTGAAGGATACGAAACTGGATCAGCTGGAGGAGTCGGGAGAGA CCTCCGGCCTTCAGCTGTATATCGCGCGGGACGGCACCGCCTCACTGGGCGGACACGAGGTGAAGTCCAGTGTCCGGGCGGGCGCCCTCAAGCAGGTTGTCATGCAGGATAGAAGATAG